Genomic segment of Mytilus edulis chromosome 12, xbMytEdul2.2, whole genome shotgun sequence:
TGAGGAAGGTTGTTTAAAATCTCGTCCATCTTTACCAGACATTGTATTTCTGACCCTTGAGATATACAAGCTTCGAATAAACTCTTCCAGTTATCAACTATATTCTTTAGGCTGGACAAATCTGTTGTTTCGTCATCAAGCTTAATTGAGTTTTCTTTTCTGCTACTGTTAACCTCATCCCGATGTTTTGCCTCCAGTTCatctaaatgtttaaaaactttttcTCGCAATGTTATGATTTCTTGTAGAACGGTTTCTATGCCATTTTCAAAGTTTTCTTTATTAGTTTTTTGGTTTTGAAGAACTTTACCTAATGTGTTACTTGTTTCTGTCAACTTTGTCATCAGGTTTTTAGCTATATCGGATTCTTTTATCCCAGTCACTGCTTTATCAATAGTGACAACCTGTTCACATTTTCTGTGATGGACCGTGGCGCAAACTGTACAACAAGGCTTTGAATGATCCTGACAGTAAACTTCTATCGTCTTGTCGGGATGTTCTTTACATGTGACATGCGCATATAGACTAGAAGTTGAAGTTTCTGCATTGATATCGGTGattggatattatcttatgactCCTCGACATTTTGAAAATTCTGTGGGCTTTTCTGCACGTTTCACAGTATGCCTCTTCACAAACAGTACAGAAGAAAATGGCTTTCTGTTTGTCCTGTTCACAAGTATCACACAGCTTATCGGGTTTCTGTAATTCCCTTTTATCTATAAGTGATATAATAAGATGGTTCCCGGGTAAATTATTTGCCCAAATGTCTGGCTTCTCATCATTTTCATCTATTGGCACAGATCGACGACATACTGGACATTTGAATCCACTTGGGTTATTGTCTTTCACAGTTGAAACAATGTATGTATTAATACACGACTTACAAAACGTATGCAGACACGGCAGATACTTAGGTTCTTTGAAAATCTCTAAACAGATTGTACAAGTTAGTAGATCATCAAAATCTTCTTTCAACTTTTCTCCTTTCACCTCCACCGACATCGCCATTTTGTTGTATCTTGAAAACTTCCTGGTCCAAAGATCAGTTATGACTATAATCGGATATCTATATATAGCTTGCTTACCTTGACTGGTTTAAACACGTGAACATCATTATCATGGTCCGTATTGTACTGA
This window contains:
- the LOC139499297 gene encoding E3 ubiquitin-protein ligase Midline-1-like encodes the protein MAMSVEVKGEKLKEDFDDLLTCTICLEIFKEPKYLPCLHTFCKSCINTYIVSTVKDNNPSGFKCPVCRRSVPIDENDEKPDIWANNLPGNHLIISLIDKRELQKPDKLCDTCEQDKQKAIFFCTVCEEAYCETCRKAHRIFKMSRSHKIISNHRYQCRNFNF